A region of the Nicotiana tabacum cultivar K326 unplaced genomic scaffold, ASM71507v2 Un00002, whole genome shotgun sequence genome:
TTGTGATCAGCACAGAGTGCTTTGACCAATTTGACATAATCTGGCTGATCACAGTCCTCTGCTAACACACAAAGTTGTGCAGCATGCTTCTCAATCACCTTTGCACCTTCATGAAGTCCCCGAGCTAGGCCTCCATGAGCCTTAGACTTCCTCAGCACCAGCTGCAAAGCAGTCATGATGTCCATGGGCTCTCCAAGTGCTGGAGCAGGAGTCTCGGCAACAGCAACTGCAACAACCTCTCTACAATCGAAGGGAGTATTAAATAGAGAACCTTATGGGTAAGTTAAAGGAAGCGAAAAACTAAAAGAGCAAAATTGATTAAGCAACTAATAACTTTCCAATGTGGCATGACTAAtggaagaaaagtaaaaaaaaacaaatgtccagTTTCTGCAAAGGCAAGCTGGAAGGGATATCCCTATCCATTAAGTGCTACATTACATGAAACTTTGGAGACAGTTTAACTTAGAATACCAAGTCCAATGTAAGGTTTGCCAGGGAATAAAGATACCTCCCGTGACTTGAAGTTTCAGAATATATGCTGATTTTCAAAATTTATGACtaaactaaaatatttacatGACATATAACAATGTCTGATACAGGCTGAGAACAGTAGTGGAtcaagaatttaaattttatgggttcaatcTTTAAGCcttttagcattgaacccattatatttttaaagttataggTTCTTATCTACTATTTCTTGCAATTTCAGCAGGTTCAGCTGGTACCGGTACTCTACATCAGCCTCTGGCTGAGAACTATTTTTTTACTTGTTAGTCGAGAACTGTTATCGATGGCTCATTGTACAATTTTCAGAAACAAGGAAAGGAATGCCACTCCATATAAACCAAAGCCTTCGTGGTGAGTCTTTCTACTTGCTGTTTAAGTTTTACATCTACTTAATAAAAAGCTGGAGGGAGATCTCATGATATTCATGTTAAATAAAGAAAGGAACTGATAAAGAGATGCTATGGAAGGATGAAGATGAGGGAGGAGAGCAAAGGAGAATGCAAGAAGAATTTCCCCGAGAGCTGATGACCGTCTCAAGTCATTATCAAGACTTGATAGGTTCCCTAAAACTATAGATTCTCAACAAACTTATCCTACACTGACATACAAATTGCTAACCAACCTAAAAAGACTCCAAGCAAACACAGGACCTAATTTGAGCTTAAAAGAATAATTCAAATAGCACTCTGATACACACACAAAAATAATTGCACACTAAGTTGCAAAAACTACTCGTAAAGCAGATCAAATACTTAAATCAAGTTG
Encoded here:
- the LOC107771517 gene encoding small ribosomal subunit protein eS12 isoform X1, coding for MSGEVVAVAVAETPAPALGEPMDIMTALQLVLRKSKAHGGLARGLHEGAKVIEKHAAQLCVLAEDCDQPDYVKLVKALCADHNVSLITVPNAKTLGEWAGLCKIDSEGKARKVVGCGCVVVKDYGEETEGLHIVQEYVKSH
- the LOC107771517 gene encoding small ribosomal subunit protein eS12 isoform X2; the encoded protein is MDIMTALQLVLRKSKAHGGLARGLHEGAKVIEKHAAQLCVLAEDCDQPDYVKLVKALCADHNVSLITVPNAKTLGEWAGLCKIDSEGKARKVVGCGCVVVKDYGEETEGLHIVQEYVKSH